GGATTTTCACGTCGATCCGAGCGATGAGGTCACGCTACAGCTCGCCGGCGAGCAGCACCTCCATTACCTCACGCCTGAAGGCGAGCGGAAGGTCGCGCTGATCCGTCCCGGCCAGCTCCTGTTGTGCCCGGGAGGCGTGCCCCATTCTCCGCGCGTGACCGAGGACGCCTGGTTCGTCGTGATCGAGCGCAAGCGGCGCGCCGGCGAGGAGGACCGATTCCTGTGGCTGTGCGAGGGCTGCGGTGAAAAAGTTTACGAAGTCTCCGTGCCGGTCGGCGATTACAGCCAGGACCCGGTGGGGCGAGTCCATGAGCGCTTCTACGG
This DNA window, taken from Candidatus Binatia bacterium, encodes the following:
- a CDS encoding 3-hydroxybutyryl-CoA dehydratase, giving the protein MKELAAVDLHEAIQNVRDAGKGRRVLWQDSESIAFLSRGRKMRTDFHVDPSDEVTLQLAGEQHLHYLTPEGERKVALIRPGQLLLCPGGVPHSPRVTEDAWFVVIERKRRAGEEDRFLWLCEGCGEKVYEVSVPVGDYSQDPVGRVHERFYGDESLRTCKKCGAVVPRPSP